The Opitutus sp. DNA window CACCTCGACCCGTCGCTCACCCCCGCCGCTCTCGCCCCCGCGCTCGACCGCTTTTTTGCGGTCGCCAAAACCAAAATCACCTCGCTCGACCGCGACTACGACGAAACCAAGGGCTCGCCCGTTTTCACCGTCGCCGGCCGCTACACCACGCGTGGCTGGACCGAGTGGACCGAGGGTTTCCGCTACGGCATCGCCTTGCTGCACTTTGACGCAACCGGCGACACCGAGAGCCTCGCCTCGGGCCGCAGCCGCACCGTGAGCAAGATGGCCTCGCACGTTTCCCACATCGGCGTGCACGACCACGGTTTCAACAACCTCTCCACCTACGGCAATCTCCTGCGCCTGCTGCGCGAAGGCCGTCTGCCCGCCAACGAGTGGGAGAAAAACTTTTACGAGCTCGCCCTCAAAACCAGCGGCGCCATCCAGGCCGCCCGCTGGACCGACCGCCCCGGCCAGCCCGGCTACATCCACAGCTTCAACGGCGCGCACTCGCTGTTCGTGGATACGATCCGCTCCTGCCGCATCCTCATGGTGGCGCACCGCCTCGGCCACGTGCTCATGAGCGAAGGCGACAAACCGGTTAACCTGCTCGACCGCGCCCTCCAGCACATCACCAACACCGCCCGCTTTAACGTGTTCTACGGCGAGGGCCGCGACCGCTACGACGAGTCGGGCCGCACCGCCCACGAGGCGATTTTCAACGTCAAAGAC harbors:
- a CDS encoding glycoside hydrolase family 88 protein gives rise to the protein MIHLDPSLTPAALAPALDRFFAVAKTKITSLDRDYDETKGSPVFTVAGRYTTRGWTEWTEGFRYGIALLHFDATGDTESLASGRSRTVSKMASHVSHIGVHDHGFNNLSTYGNLLRLLREGRLPANEWEKNFYELALKTSGAIQAARWTDRPGQPGYIHSFNGAHSLFVDTIRSCRILMVAHRLGHVLMSEGDKPVNLLDRALQHITNTARFNVFYGEGRDRYDESGRTAHEAIFNVKDGAFRCPNSQQGYTGFSTWTRGQAWALLGFAEELEFLAEITDAELAPFGGRAALEAMMLKGAIATAEHYIANTPTCGIPYWDTGAPKIHLLGDYQNRPADPYNAYEPVDSSAAAIDAQGLLRLSRYLQGKGDTVRAARYLQAGLTVAKTLFSEPYLSTDPKHQGLILHSIYHQPNGWDYTPDAGKAPYGESSMWGDYHAMELAVYLNRLNKGQPYYTFFA